In a single window of the Candidatus Thermoplasmatota archaeon genome:
- a CDS encoding NFYB/HAP3 family transcription factor subunit, translated as MRFAKAQIKRIIKKSGAKRVSKEAVLALSQLIEDKALELTAKAITFAKYAGRRTLKKSDFELTQLK; from the coding sequence ATGAGGTTTGCAAAAGCTCAGATTAAAAGAATAATAAAGAAGTCAGGCGCAAAGAGGGTTAGCAAAGAAGCTGTCTTAGCGCTTTCTCAACTTATAGAAGACAAAGCTTTAGAGCTTACTGCAAAAGCTATTACGTTTGCAAAATATGCAGGAAGGAGAACTTTAAAGAAGAGCGATTTCGAGCTTACTCAGCTAAAATGA